The following is a genomic window from Sphingobacterium spiritivorum.
ACAGCTTCGGAAGATGATCTGGATTTTCCGACAGCAGAAGACGGGGTACGTGGAATGCAATTTATAGAAACAGTAATAGCCTCTGCACAGTCTGATCAAAAATGGACAGACTTTTAACAGCACTAACCAAAACCATAACATATGAATACCCGAAGACAATTTCTCAAAAAAACCTCCTTGCTTGCAGGAAGTGGGTTAATAGCCTCTTCCCTCCCGAATTCTGCATTTGCAATGTTCAATAATAGCGTCATGCCAAATGAACAGGTTAATATTGCAGTCATCGGTGCCAAAGGTATGGGCTGGTCCAATGTAAACGCTGCCCTGAAAATACCCGGTGTCAACCTCATTGGTATCTGCGATGTAGATAAAAATGTTATAGACAGCCGCCTGGCAGACCTGAGTAAGCAGAATATAGACACAAATAAAGTAAAAACATATGGCGATTATCGTGCATTACTGAACAACAAAGATATAGATGCCGTCATTATAGGTACTCCTGACCACTGGCATGCTTTACAAATGATCCATGCCTGTGAAGCAGGAAAAGATGTTTACGTAGAAAAACCGGTAGGAAATTCTATCGTCGAATGTAATCGTATGATGGCAGCTCAGGCCCGATATAATAAAGTCGTACAGGCCGGACAATGGCAACGCAGCCAGAAGCATTTCAGAGATGCTGTCGACTTTATAGGAACCGGACAATTAGGGAATATACGCACCGTAAAAGTGTGGTGCTATCAGGGATGGATGAAGCCGGGCCCCGTAGTACCGAATAGCGCGGTGCCGACAGGAGTTGATTATAAACAGTGGTTAGGACCAGCTCCGCTTGTTCCTTTTAATTCCAGTCGCTTTCATTTCAATTTTCGTTGGTTTTGGGATTATGCAGGCGGTCTGATGACAGATTGGGGCGTACATCTTCTGGATTATGCCTTATTGGGCATGAAAGCAGAATTACCTAAATCTATAGTCGGTTTGGGTGGACGTTTTGCTTATCCGAATCTGTACGAAGAAACTCCGGATACCCTGACGACACTGTACGAATTTGATAAATTCAATATGGTATGGGATTCGGCGATGGGTATAGACAATGGTTCGTACAACAGGGATCACGGTATAGCCTATATCGGCAACAATGGCACATTGATCCTTAACCGTGGCGGATGGGAAGTCATAGAAGAAAAAAAGAGCCAGAATAAAGTTGTAGTCCCATTCACAGCGGCATCCGATAACGGTCTTCAAAATCACATGCAAAACTTTATAGATGTTATTAAAAGCCGTA
Proteins encoded in this region:
- a CDS encoding Gfo/Idh/MocA family oxidoreductase — encoded protein: MNTRRQFLKKTSLLAGSGLIASSLPNSAFAMFNNSVMPNEQVNIAVIGAKGMGWSNVNAALKIPGVNLIGICDVDKNVIDSRLADLSKQNIDTNKVKTYGDYRALLNNKDIDAVIIGTPDHWHALQMIHACEAGKDVYVEKPVGNSIVECNRMMAAQARYNKVVQAGQWQRSQKHFRDAVDFIGTGQLGNIRTVKVWCYQGWMKPGPVVPNSAVPTGVDYKQWLGPAPLVPFNSSRFHFNFRWFWDYAGGLMTDWGVHLLDYALLGMKAELPKSIVGLGGRFAYPNLYEETPDTLTTLYEFDKFNMVWDSAMGIDNGSYNRDHGIAYIGNNGTLILNRGGWEVIEEKKSQNKVVVPFTAASDNGLQNHMQNFIDVIKSRKMQDLNCSIQAGSHVATVAQMGNISYRSGEKLMWDKNTNSFTDNKINKLYLEKEYHNGYKLPRV